The following coding sequences are from one Rubinisphaera margarita window:
- a CDS encoding M28 family metallopeptidase: protein MRSQLRFCLIAILFILPAASPLASTYAGPTDAPKAEATRVQEIIEHLASEDFAGRRGVDARRAAEYLAREFEDLDLKPVFAHESFLQPVPGPPGEEGESTTAGWNVTARYTHPEARFPHEYVIIAAHHDHLGRTKSDIYFGADDNASGVAMLLEAARLISSSDQVLDRSVLFVSFDLEEHLLFGSRWWTAHAPVPLEQVKFIIVADMLGRSLGDLPLETVFLFGAEHGAGIRESIRKIDFGPAAKPTLLSDDFVGLRSDYGPFRDREIPFVFASTGQSRDYHTPQDTADKIDFEQVATISTGLTKLLIEVAGRSEPPRWILDPPVEMEEVAAIEEICAQIRRKAEDWKLTPVQRFFVDQASTHAAKILRQDEITPADQAWLTRTTQLLLFSVF from the coding sequence TTGCGATCTCAACTGCGCTTCTGTCTGATCGCGATCCTGTTCATCCTGCCTGCAGCGAGTCCGCTTGCGTCGACTTATGCCGGGCCGACCGATGCACCGAAAGCCGAAGCAACTCGCGTTCAGGAGATCATCGAACATCTGGCGAGCGAGGACTTCGCCGGTCGCCGGGGCGTCGATGCTCGACGTGCGGCGGAGTACCTGGCGCGGGAGTTTGAGGACCTCGATCTCAAGCCGGTTTTCGCGCACGAGTCGTTCCTGCAGCCCGTCCCCGGTCCGCCTGGTGAAGAGGGAGAATCGACGACCGCAGGTTGGAATGTCACGGCACGATACACGCATCCCGAGGCCCGCTTCCCGCACGAGTATGTGATCATTGCTGCCCATCACGATCACCTTGGTCGCACGAAGTCGGACATCTATTTCGGAGCCGACGACAATGCCTCCGGCGTGGCGATGCTTCTGGAAGCCGCCCGACTGATTTCGTCCTCCGATCAGGTCCTCGACCGCTCGGTGCTGTTCGTAAGCTTCGACCTGGAAGAACATCTTCTATTCGGATCCCGGTGGTGGACTGCCCATGCCCCTGTGCCGCTGGAGCAGGTGAAGTTCATCATCGTCGCCGACATGCTCGGTCGGTCGCTGGGCGATCTACCTCTGGAGACGGTTTTTCTGTTTGGAGCCGAGCACGGGGCCGGGATCCGTGAATCGATTCGAAAAATCGACTTCGGACCAGCCGCGAAACCGACACTGCTCAGTGATGATTTCGTCGGGTTGCGGAGTGACTATGGTCCCTTCCGGGATCGAGAAATTCCCTTCGTCTTCGCTTCCACTGGTCAGTCCAGAGACTACCACACCCCTCAGGACACGGCTGACAAGATCGACTTCGAACAGGTGGCCACAATCAGCACGGGACTGACGAAACTGCTGATCGAGGTGGCCGGTCGCTCCGAACCGCCGCGCTGGATTCTCGACCCGCCGGTCGAAATGGAAGAAGTCGCCGCGATTGAAGAAATCTGCGCACAGATCCGCCGCAAAGCGGAAGACTGGAAGCTGACTCCCGTGCAGCGATTTTTCGTCGACCAGGCCTCGACCCACGCTGCGAAGATTCTTCGCCAGGACGAGATCACTCCGGCCGACCAGGCATGGCTTACCCGGACCACCCAGCTACTCCTCTTTTCCGTATTCTAA
- a CDS encoding prolyl oligopeptidase family serine peptidase has product MIRFVLSLFLLTLLMTSQATVAVAQKPSEDELNKLKEQVSAMRRKLDEIRTEWADDRQKHGRSYYIGEQQVWTDYADLSVHIKAAEWIIRHNDFDKKSTYQQTMTALQDADTLLRELQSRKSRNYNAGSQICGYVSKVDHSVQPYALSLPSNFDPSRSSRMPLYVVLHGRGGRNEVGFIAQHREKKPGEKQTWIQIDVFGRIDNAYRWAGETDVFEAIADVSRRFAIDDRHITLWGFSMGGAGAWHLGMHHPSQWASVGAGAGFVDFYNYQKKTEQLPDYQHKPLRIYDTINYGLNLANVHFVTYGGDQDSQLKTSLLMQEQAEKHDVPLELIIGKDIGHKFTPEAEAEFQQFLGRNNRQGLPKYPGPKQIRFVTYTPKYNQCFWCTIEELDEMYEETTVESKYDESSGLLSLETKNCRLLSISRDIADEISIDDEPPLPLRDAADGLLPSVYFEKLDAGWEVFNYDESRAYQELGSGRKRHDLQGPIDDAFMSSFLCVRGTGTPWSDEHQAWTDWTLERFGREFDKWMRGEIRIVNDSEVTLEMMKDSHLILFGDPGSNKLLNGMLEKLPIEWNRQEITVGGKSYPVEKHGLAMIYPNPLNPHKYIVINSGMTTHEPDFKASNSWLFPKLGDIAVLNYSKTDKGYEETTTWADLFNGDWQLNESEE; this is encoded by the coding sequence ATGATTCGCTTTGTACTCTCCCTGTTTCTCCTCACTCTGCTGATGACGTCGCAGGCGACCGTCGCAGTCGCTCAGAAACCGAGCGAGGACGAGCTCAACAAGCTCAAGGAACAGGTCTCGGCCATGCGGCGGAAGCTGGATGAGATCCGCACCGAATGGGCCGATGACCGCCAGAAGCACGGGCGTTCGTACTACATCGGCGAGCAGCAGGTGTGGACTGACTATGCCGATCTGTCGGTGCACATCAAGGCAGCCGAGTGGATTATCCGTCACAACGACTTCGATAAGAAATCGACCTATCAACAGACGATGACCGCTCTGCAGGACGCCGATACCCTGCTGCGGGAACTGCAGTCCCGGAAGAGCCGCAATTACAACGCGGGAAGCCAGATTTGCGGATACGTTTCCAAAGTCGATCATTCGGTACAGCCGTACGCCCTGTCGCTGCCATCGAACTTCGATCCTTCCCGATCCAGCCGGATGCCGCTGTATGTGGTCCTGCACGGTCGCGGCGGGCGAAATGAAGTCGGATTCATTGCACAGCATCGGGAGAAGAAACCCGGCGAGAAGCAGACGTGGATTCAGATCGATGTCTTCGGACGAATCGACAACGCTTACCGCTGGGCGGGCGAGACGGATGTCTTCGAAGCGATTGCCGATGTCTCCCGTCGCTTCGCGATCGACGATCGTCACATCACCCTCTGGGGTTTCTCGATGGGAGGAGCAGGGGCGTGGCATCTCGGAATGCATCATCCGTCGCAGTGGGCTTCAGTCGGGGCGGGGGCTGGATTTGTCGACTTTTACAACTACCAGAAGAAGACCGAACAGTTGCCGGACTATCAGCACAAACCGCTGCGGATCTACGACACCATCAACTACGGTCTCAACCTGGCGAATGTTCACTTCGTGACTTACGGCGGCGATCAGGACAGCCAGCTCAAGACGAGTCTGTTGATGCAGGAGCAGGCCGAGAAGCACGACGTTCCCCTCGAGTTGATTATCGGCAAGGACATCGGCCACAAGTTCACGCCGGAAGCCGAGGCGGAGTTTCAGCAGTTTCTGGGTCGTAACAATCGTCAGGGGCTCCCGAAGTACCCCGGGCCGAAGCAGATTCGGTTTGTGACCTACACGCCGAAGTACAATCAGTGCTTCTGGTGCACGATCGAAGAGCTCGACGAGATGTACGAAGAAACGACCGTCGAATCGAAGTACGACGAGAGCTCGGGACTGCTGTCGCTGGAAACGAAGAACTGCCGGCTGCTCAGCATCAGTCGCGATATCGCCGATGAAATTTCGATCGACGATGAACCGCCGCTGCCGTTGCGGGATGCGGCTGACGGACTGCTGCCGTCGGTGTACTTCGAGAAGCTCGACGCCGGTTGGGAAGTGTTCAACTACGATGAATCGCGGGCTTACCAGGAACTCGGCAGCGGTCGGAAGCGGCACGATCTTCAGGGGCCGATCGATGATGCGTTCATGAGTTCGTTCCTCTGTGTTCGCGGTACCGGAACGCCCTGGTCCGACGAGCATCAGGCCTGGACCGACTGGACGCTGGAACGATTTGGCCGCGAGTTCGACAAGTGGATGCGGGGAGAGATTCGCATCGTCAACGACAGCGAAGTGACCCTCGAGATGATGAAGGATTCGCACCTGATTCTGTTCGGCGATCCCGGTTCCAACAAACTGCTGAACGGGATGCTGGAGAAGTTGCCGATTGAATGGAACCGGCAGGAGATCACCGTCGGCGGGAAGTCGTACCCAGTCGAGAAGCACGGCCTGGCGATGATCTACCCGAACCCGCTGAATCCGCACAAGTACATCGTCATCAATTCCGGCATGACGACGCACGAACCGGACTTCAAAGCCAGCAACTCGTGGTTGTTCCCCAAGCTGGGAGATATCGCCGTGTTGAACTACAGCAAGACCGATAAGGGCTACGAAGAAACGACCACCTGGGCCGATCTGTTCAACGGCGACTGGCAGCTCAACGAGAGTGAAGAGTAG
- a CDS encoding APC family permease, translating into MTSEAPPANSLGLFSAIAIVVSSMVGAGLYTTSGFALADLGNPTLVMLAWLVGGVVALCGATSYGVLAAHFQESGGEYLFLARGVHPALGVLAGLVSMIAGFTGAIAFAASALESLVRDLIPAGTGLPGGTFALLAVGLATVQHLFRVRLGASIQNGMVALNLLLLTLFVAVAASQFPGGWEGLNEGFAGKSASVDPAVFATSLMWISLSYCGFNAAIYCSGEFVERGRTVRRALLLGTALVTLFYIAVNAVFVYSVAMDKVAGQEQVATIVAGELAGRGFAWVMGLTICVSLYTSVSALIMTGPRIYAQMAADGVLPRMFAFQGTTPRFSILVQAAAAMLMIAITSLQDLLTYLSFTLSLSSAITVASLFWIERDEKLSWSQSIAAGFFVVATTGIALLSASRHPLESISGLATLFGGLVIYLLASRWKSN; encoded by the coding sequence ATGACTTCAGAGGCCCCTCCAGCGAATTCACTCGGACTCTTTTCCGCCATCGCCATCGTGGTTTCGAGCATGGTCGGCGCCGGGCTTTACACCACGAGTGGATTTGCTCTGGCCGATCTGGGGAATCCGACTCTGGTGATGCTCGCCTGGCTTGTGGGCGGTGTGGTCGCCCTCTGCGGCGCAACCTCGTACGGCGTTCTGGCGGCTCACTTTCAGGAGTCGGGCGGCGAGTATCTGTTTCTGGCGAGAGGCGTGCATCCGGCTCTGGGAGTTCTCGCCGGCCTCGTCTCAATGATCGCCGGCTTCACTGGCGCGATCGCCTTCGCCGCTTCGGCTCTCGAATCGCTCGTTCGCGATCTGATTCCCGCCGGAACCGGGCTCCCGGGAGGAACATTTGCGCTCCTCGCCGTCGGCCTGGCGACGGTGCAGCATCTGTTTCGCGTTCGACTGGGCGCATCCATTCAGAATGGGATGGTCGCTTTGAATCTGTTGCTGCTGACACTGTTCGTGGCGGTGGCGGCAAGCCAGTTCCCCGGCGGCTGGGAGGGACTCAATGAAGGTTTCGCCGGAAAGTCAGCGTCAGTGGACCCAGCCGTGTTTGCCACGAGTCTGATGTGGATTTCGCTGAGCTATTGCGGATTCAATGCGGCGATTTATTGTTCGGGCGAGTTCGTAGAACGGGGGCGAACGGTTCGACGAGCATTGCTGCTGGGGACGGCTCTGGTGACTCTTTTCTACATTGCCGTGAATGCGGTCTTCGTCTACTCCGTGGCGATGGACAAAGTCGCCGGTCAGGAGCAGGTGGCGACAATCGTCGCGGGAGAACTGGCCGGTCGCGGCTTCGCCTGGGTGATGGGGCTGACGATCTGCGTTTCGCTCTACACATCCGTTTCGGCCCTGATCATGACCGGGCCTCGGATTTATGCGCAGATGGCCGCCGACGGAGTCCTGCCCCGTATGTTCGCCTTTCAGGGGACGACGCCCCGGTTCAGCATTCTGGTCCAGGCCGCCGCGGCAATGCTGATGATCGCGATCACGTCGCTACAGGATCTGCTGACCTACCTGAGCTTCACGCTTTCCCTCAGTTCGGCCATTACGGTGGCCAGTCTGTTCTGGATTGAGCGGGACGAGAAGCTCTCGTGGTCGCAGAGCATCGCGGCCGGATTTTTTGTGGTGGCCACGACCGGAATCGCGCTACTGAGTGCGTCTCGTCATCCGCTGGAAAGTATCTCCGGCCTGGCGACCCTGTTCGGGGGGCTGGTGATCTATCTGCTGGCGAGTCGCTGGAAGTCGAATTGA
- a CDS encoding TolC family protein, producing MNRVRASKSLKICLALLLPLSSGCQHGYTRYFYLGKPNPQLEQYRENAMEEDHPGVAQAMPLQLETTSPPRTVATIKRDEIWDLSLEESVHIALANSDVIRSAGQFLSPGNSLLANPLQVASTFDPAIQDSGVLFGGVGTEAALAEFDATLSSSLFFSREETVSNSAFTGTQTGRVLEQETGQFNAAINKQMAYGAQFTLSHQVNYLDTNSTAVLFPSSYSGNVQAEYRQQLLSGSGAEFVRVAGPLSTGFTNITGVSNGVLIARINADISITEFEANVRNLVKDVEDTYWDLYLAYRNFDTSVTARNTALDTWRVAKAKRDLGGVRGFSNSEEAQARDRYFETRAQAENALGNLYVTEQRLRELLALPINDCKVIRPADDPVAARLHAEWYHSLAEALTERVELRRQKWNIKSLELQLGAARNFARPRLDVVARYRVNGFGDHLLANSDDDRFGGDLNSFYGKVAEGEETGYDLGLEFNMPFGLRLAKTQIQNIELRLAKARKVLAAQELEVGHELAVAFQQLETSYATAVSNFSRRNAALERVRMIGQELEVGSGSNTLDRYLRAQESLAAAENAYHQSLVDYNKAIVNLHFRQGTLLQHDSIQLAEGKWDPAAYQQAYARAKSRAHAIPAPHKRTVPPAFAADGHIQKYGFSAPEAQGLSTQDQLDQETELAPYPERLPLPFAPDQMDKSNEKGSDVPQVPGAPDSEPSPPPYFEKKNGTPQLIEPVPTDGREVRNGSAAPAFPTAEATPTGSFPTKTGTAFPVQNPDTVPRTGGGVSPAGYVPAAGSARLPELIQNPVQQPAGPADLKNQFPVSGDQFPAAGSPWKAVDSNTSEPAQAPNFPMPEVNSTPVQDSESTPATTPQATPVAREIGNAIPSYNK from the coding sequence ATGAATCGAGTTCGAGCTTCGAAGAGCCTCAAAATCTGCCTGGCTCTCCTGTTGCCGCTTTCGTCCGGTTGCCAGCACGGTTACACCCGTTATTTCTACCTGGGTAAGCCGAACCCGCAGCTCGAACAGTACCGCGAGAATGCGATGGAGGAAGACCATCCCGGCGTCGCTCAGGCGATGCCGCTCCAATTGGAAACGACTTCGCCCCCCCGGACGGTCGCGACCATCAAGCGCGATGAGATCTGGGATCTCTCGCTCGAAGAATCTGTCCATATCGCGCTGGCCAACAGTGATGTCATCCGTTCGGCTGGGCAATTCCTTTCGCCAGGGAACAGCCTGCTCGCCAACCCGCTGCAAGTCGCCAGTACGTTCGACCCGGCGATTCAGGACTCGGGCGTGCTCTTCGGCGGAGTCGGTACCGAAGCGGCTCTGGCCGAATTCGATGCCACCCTCTCCAGCAGCCTGTTCTTCAGCCGTGAAGAAACGGTCTCCAACAGTGCCTTTACCGGAACGCAAACCGGACGGGTGCTGGAACAGGAAACGGGACAGTTTAACGCCGCCATCAATAAGCAAATGGCCTACGGGGCTCAGTTCACGTTGAGTCACCAGGTCAACTACCTCGATACCAACTCAACCGCCGTGCTGTTCCCCTCGTCTTATTCGGGCAACGTGCAGGCCGAGTACCGTCAGCAGTTGCTCTCCGGTTCGGGAGCCGAGTTCGTTCGTGTCGCCGGTCCTCTGAGTACCGGTTTTACGAACATTACCGGGGTATCGAACGGGGTGCTCATTGCCCGTATTAACGCCGATATCTCGATCACCGAATTCGAAGCCAATGTGCGGAACCTGGTGAAGGATGTTGAAGACACCTATTGGGATCTCTATCTGGCTTATCGCAACTTCGATACCTCAGTCACCGCCCGAAACACGGCTCTGGATACGTGGCGAGTCGCCAAGGCGAAACGTGATCTGGGTGGGGTCCGTGGATTCAGCAACTCTGAAGAAGCACAGGCTCGGGACCGTTACTTCGAAACCCGCGCTCAGGCGGAGAACGCGCTCGGCAATCTCTACGTGACCGAACAGCGGCTGCGGGAACTGCTCGCTCTGCCAATCAATGACTGCAAAGTCATTCGTCCGGCCGACGATCCCGTCGCCGCCCGATTGCATGCCGAATGGTATCACAGCCTCGCCGAAGCTCTGACCGAACGCGTCGAACTGCGTCGTCAGAAGTGGAACATCAAGAGTCTTGAACTGCAGTTGGGTGCGGCCAGAAACTTCGCCCGTCCGCGGCTCGATGTCGTTGCTCGTTACCGCGTGAACGGCTTCGGGGACCATCTGCTCGCCAACAGCGACGATGACCGCTTCGGCGGAGACCTGAACTCCTTCTACGGCAAAGTGGCCGAAGGGGAAGAAACCGGATACGACCTCGGTCTCGAATTCAACATGCCATTCGGTCTGCGACTGGCGAAAACACAGATCCAGAACATCGAGTTGCGGCTCGCCAAGGCTCGCAAAGTGCTGGCTGCTCAGGAACTCGAAGTCGGCCACGAACTCGCCGTCGCCTTCCAGCAGCTGGAAACTTCTTACGCCACAGCCGTGTCCAACTTCAGCCGCCGCAACGCCGCTCTCGAACGCGTGCGGATGATCGGACAGGAACTCGAAGTCGGCTCCGGGTCCAATACGCTCGACCGTTACCTGCGTGCTCAGGAATCGCTCGCCGCAGCGGAGAACGCTTACCATCAGTCGCTCGTCGACTACAACAAAGCCATCGTGAACCTGCACTTCCGTCAGGGAACGCTGCTTCAGCACGATAGCATCCAGCTCGCCGAAGGGAAATGGGATCCGGCGGCTTACCAGCAGGCCTACGCCCGAGCCAAATCACGGGCTCACGCGATTCCTGCTCCACACAAACGAACCGTGCCGCCAGCCTTCGCTGCTGATGGTCACATTCAGAAGTACGGTTTCTCGGCTCCGGAAGCCCAGGGCCTTTCGACCCAGGATCAACTCGATCAGGAAACGGAACTGGCCCCTTATCCGGAACGCCTCCCGCTGCCGTTCGCCCCGGACCAGATGGACAAGTCGAACGAGAAGGGAAGCGATGTCCCGCAGGTTCCCGGAGCTCCGGATTCCGAGCCGAGTCCGCCACCGTACTTCGAAAAGAAGAACGGAACGCCACAGCTCATCGAGCCGGTGCCGACCGACGGACGCGAGGTTCGGAATGGCTCCGCCGCTCCGGCCTTCCCGACCGCAGAAGCAACACCGACCGGATCGTTCCCAACGAAAACAGGAACGGCGTTCCCGGTGCAGAACCCGGACACCGTCCCACGAACCGGGGGTGGCGTGAGCCCGGCCGGTTACGTACCAGCAGCCGGCAGTGCCCGACTGCCGGAACTGATTCAGAATCCGGTTCAGCAGCCGGCAGGTCCGGCTGACCTGAAGAATCAGTTCCCGGTTTCGGGAGATCAGTTCCCAGCAGCCGGTTCGCCCTGGAAAGCGGTCGACTCCAACACTTCGGAACCTGCTCAGGCTCCGAACTTTCCGATGCCCGAAGTGAACTCGACTCCAGTTCAGGACAGCGAATCGACTCCGGCGACGACGCCGCAGGCGACTCCCGTCGCTCGGGAAATCGGGAACGCGATTCCGTCTTACAACAAGTAA
- a CDS encoding GlsB/YeaQ/YmgE family stress response membrane protein — translation MSVTELILLLIVAGICGSIGQGIAGYSRTGCLGSIALGFIGALFGAWISKAIGLPEVLNVRFGDMNFPIIWSIAGSAIFVAVLSLFTRRRVR, via the coding sequence ATGAGTGTGACGGAACTGATTCTGCTGTTGATTGTCGCCGGGATTTGCGGAAGCATCGGACAGGGAATCGCGGGGTATTCTCGAACGGGCTGCCTCGGTTCGATTGCGCTCGGCTTCATCGGCGCCCTGTTCGGAGCCTGGATCTCCAAAGCGATCGGCTTGCCGGAAGTTCTCAATGTCCGCTTTGGAGACATGAACTTCCCGATCATCTGGTCCATCGCCGGCTCGGCGATCTTTGTCGCCGTACTCAGCCTGTTTACCCGTCGTCGCGTTCGCTGA
- a CDS encoding 50S ribosomal protein bL37 produces MAKTQRKLKKANHGKRPASAKARRSKRKHIRLS; encoded by the coding sequence GTGGCTAAGACACAGCGAAAACTGAAGAAAGCAAATCACGGTAAGCGGCCCGCCAGTGCCAAGGCACGGCGTTCCAAGCGGAAGCACATTCGCCTTTCCTAA
- a CDS encoding SDR family NAD(P)-dependent oxidoreductase: protein MNNQAPWTTNHPFDVDEPVMLVTGGGRHRVGSVIARYFAARSYALALHYHSSEEEAQEGREELRKDGTRCEIFKADVTSEADVSRMVEAVYKKFGRIDALVTTASIWSPRPWAKVTADDLRKNFDVNTLGTFLCAKAVGEVMIQQPTGGAIVTFGDSSINRPYLDFAPYFISKGAIPTLTQVLAVELADRNPNVRVNCIHPGPVMLPPDTDDDKAARIRELTLLKTADRPDMVAQAVEALVNNVFMTGVCLPVDAGKHMHCPAERRRP, encoded by the coding sequence ATGAATAATCAAGCACCGTGGACGACCAACCATCCGTTCGATGTTGATGAGCCTGTGATGCTGGTTACCGGCGGCGGCCGCCATCGTGTTGGCAGCGTCATTGCCAGATACTTCGCCGCCCGGAGCTACGCGCTGGCCCTGCATTATCATTCGTCTGAAGAGGAAGCACAGGAAGGCCGCGAAGAGCTTCGGAAGGACGGCACGCGATGCGAAATCTTCAAGGCGGATGTCACCTCCGAAGCGGACGTCTCGCGGATGGTTGAAGCGGTCTACAAGAAGTTCGGCCGCATTGATGCGCTCGTGACCACCGCATCGATCTGGTCGCCCAGGCCGTGGGCGAAGGTCACCGCAGATGACCTGCGGAAGAACTTCGACGTCAATACGTTGGGAACGTTTCTGTGCGCGAAGGCCGTGGGCGAAGTGATGATCCAGCAGCCAACTGGCGGCGCGATCGTGACCTTTGGCGATTCCTCTATCAATCGGCCTTATCTCGACTTCGCGCCTTACTTCATCTCCAAGGGGGCGATCCCCACCTTGACGCAGGTCCTGGCTGTGGAGTTAGCCGATCGGAACCCCAACGTGCGGGTCAACTGCATTCACCCGGGCCCGGTGATGTTGCCGCCCGATACCGACGATGACAAAGCCGCTCGCATCCGTGAGCTGACGCTGCTCAAGACCGCCGACCGCCCGGACATGGTTGCTCAGGCGGTTGAGGCCCTCGTGAACAATGTCTTCATGACGGGGGTCTGTCTTCCGGTCGATGCCGGCAAACATATGCACTGCCCGGCCGAGCGTCGGCGTCCCTGA